The genome window GGCTTCCCAGCGGGACGTCAGTGACCGCCTTCGGAGCCGCCGAACATCGTCTTGGCGTACTGGATGCCAAGGCCGTAGCCGCCAGCGTGGGTGGCGGCGATGCCGGTCGTCAGGGCGTACGTGGCGCTCCGGGCCCAGTCGCGCTGCAGCTCGAGCAGGTACTGCACGCTGGTCATCGGCACCGCGCCGGCCTGGACCATGCGCTGCACCGCGCGCTCGTGCGCCTCGTCGGACACGTCGCCGCAGGCGTCGGTGATGACGTACACCTTGAAGCCCTGGTCGAGGGCCGACAGCGCGGGACCGACGATGCAAACGCCCGTCCAGAGCCCGGCGAGGACAATCTTGTCCTTCCCGAAGGCGTTGACCTCCTCGATGACCAGCGAGTCCTCCCAGGCATTCATCGTCGTGCGGTCGCGGACCTTCGCGTTGGGGAACACCGCGGTGAGCTCAGGGAACAGCGGCCCCGAGAAGCTCTTCTCGGCGACCGTGGTCAGCAGGGTGGAAACGCCGAAGCCGGCGGCGCCCTTGGCGACCAGCGCGGTGTTGTTGCGCAGCAGCGCGAGGTCGATGGACTTCGTGGCGAACGCCATCTGCGACTGGTGGTCGATGAGGATGAGCGCGTGGTCGCCGGGCGACAGGAGTCCCTTTCCCGGGGTCGGGCTTGCCTTGGGCATCGTGGTCTCTCTTTCGTGAGGAGGGTGTGGTGGACGCCTCCAGCAGAGGGGAGGGCCGTGTTCGCGGCCCAGGCGTTCCGTCCACCGCAAGCACAGTACGGCCGTGGGGCCTGGCGAAAAAACCCTCGGAAGCGCGAGGAATCCCTCCCCCAAATGGGGGAGGACCTGGCCGGGGAACAGGGAGAAGAGCTGTTGCGCCCGAACAGGCCAGCGACTGGTGCAGGGGAAGAGCACCCGGTTGGGGAGCCCTTCTCACCTGTTCGGGGGATGCCGGCGGGGCCGCGTCTCCAGCAGGCTTCCTGGACGCTGGAGGAGGTCGCTGAGCGATGCGTTCCACGGACTCACCCATTCGCATCCTGGTGGCCGACGACCATCCGATGGTGCGCGAGGGGCTCGCGGCCATGATTGGCTGCCACGCGGACCTGGCAGTGGTCGCCGAGGCGGAGAACGGCATCCAGGCCGTCCAGGCCTTCCGTGAGCTGCGGCCCGACGTCACGCTGATGGACGTGCGGATGCCGACGATGGGAGGCATCGACGCGATTGCCGCCATCCGCGCGGAGTTCCCCACCGCGCGAATCATCGTCCTGACGACCTACCGGGGCGACGCGCAGGCGCTGCGCGCCATCAAGGCCGGCGCGTCCGGCTATCTGCTCAAGAGCATGCTGCGCAAGGAACTGGTGGAGACGATTCGCGGCGTGCACGCGGGGCGCCGCCGCATCGCCGCGGACGTCGCCAGCGAGCTGGCCGAGCACGTGGCGGACGGGGAGCTGACGGCTCGGGAGTGCGCCGTGCTGAGTCTCGTCGCCGCCGGTAACGCCAACAAGGAGGTCGCCGTCCGGATGGGCATCTCCGAGGAGACGGTGAAGACGCACATGAAGAACGTCCTGACCAAGCTCGGCGCCAGGGACAGGACGCACGCGGTGGTGGTCGCGCTGAAGCGGGGCATCATCGACATCTGAGGCGGGGGGGCCGCGCGCTCAGACGCGGGTGCCGACGCGCGCGCTGCCCACGCTGGCGGCCAGCGTGGTGGAGCCCGCGCGCCAGGGACGCGCCTGCGCGCTGAGCCACTGACCCACCTTGGCCACCAGCGAGCAGGTCACCAGCAGGGCCACGCCCACGCCCACCGCGGCGGGGACGCTCAGCGTGGGACCGACGCGGCTCGCCAGGCCCGCGATGTCAGCCCAGCCATAGACGACCGGCAGGTGCAGCACGTAGACCCACAACGACAGACGGCCGAAGGGCGCCAGCAGCCCGCTCAGTCGCCTCGGCGCCAGGCTCACCGCGCCCAGCACCATGAGCCCCTGGCCCACGCGGTACGCCACCATCCATGGGCTGGTGGGGCTCCAGTCGGACGGCACGGTCCGCGTCAGCGCGAGCAGCCCGGCCCCCAGCGCCAGCAGCGCCAGGCCCTGAGGCCAGCCCGGACGCAGCAGGTGCAGCGCATGCGCGGCCAGCGCGCCCGCGAAGAAGAAGCCCGCCCACGGGAAGAAGGGGAAGCGGCTGCCCTCGGCGCTTCCGATGAATTGCTGGAGGGGGCCCGGCAGCCCGCTGCCCAGGCGCCACAGGGCCGCGCTCGCCAGGGGGATGCCCACCGCCAGCGCCACCAGCACGCCCGCTCGGCCCCAGCGGACCGGCGCCAGCGCCAGCAGCGTGGAGCCCAGCAGCAGCGCGAAGCCGATGCACTGGAGCGCGTCGAAGGCGAAGACGTGCGTCAGCATCCGCTCCGTCCACCCCAGGTCTCGCACCGCGCCCCAGCCCGGCCAGTGCAGCAGGTAGCCCAGGAAGATCAGCAGCAGCGCCCGGCGCACCCGGCGGCCATACGTGTCCCGGGCCGCCGTGGGCTTCGTCCCCAGCGCCGCCACCACCGCCCAGCCGCTCACCAGCAGGAACAGCGGCGCGGTGACTCCCCGGAAGGCCCAGTAGTGCTGCACCCAGGGTAGCGCGCGCGCCGCGGGCGTCAGCAGCGCGTCCAGCGTGTGCCCCATCACCATGGCAAGAACGGCCAGCCCGCGCGCCCCATCGAGTCCGGGGTGGCGGGTGGGTTGCTTCTCGAAGGTGAACGAGGGGCCGAGTCGTTTCACGCGACCCGGAGCATAGGACGATGTGCGGGCGGCGTCTCGAAAACGCACAAAACGAGGGGGAGTGGCTTCACTCCGAGGCGGGCCTCCCAGACGGGTCGTGGGGTGCTACATGTCTGGGTATGCGTCTGCTCCCTCGCCGCGTCCTGGTGCTCCTGCTCATCCTGTCTGGCTTTCCCTCCCTGGGCGCGTCCGGGGATGAGTGGCTGGGGGAGGACAAGGCGAAGCACTTCGCCGCCTGCACCGTCCTGGCGGCGGGCGGCTATGGCGCGGGCGCGCTCGTCTTCGAGGCGCCCGCGGCGCGGTGGCTCACGGGCGCGGGGCTCGCCATGGGCGCCGGGCTGGGCAAGGAGCTGTATGACTCGCGGAGCGGCGGGACGGGCTTCTCCACGAAGGACCTGGTGTGGGACGCGGCGGGGACGGCGACCGGGCTGGGCCTGGCGTTCCTGGTGGACCACTTCATCTTCGGGCGTGAGGCGCCCGCCTCTCCGGCCGTGGAGCTACGGGCCGTGGCCCCGGTCGTCCTCGGCGGGCGGAGCAGCGGTGCCTCGCGCCTTGCGCTCGACGAGCTGCACCAGCTTCTCCCGCTGGAGGCGCGGGTCCACCGTCACCATGGCGCCGCCCCGGCCGTCGCCGCTGGTGACGAGCACGGTGACCTGGCCTCGCGGGCACTGGTTCATGCAGCCGGTGGGCAGGACGCGGACCTGCTCGGACAGGCCCCGCTCGGCGAACGCACCCTGGAGCCAGCGGGGCAGGTCCATCCCTCCGCCTCGCGCGCCTCCGCGCATGAGGCACTTGCGGCAGACGAGCACCTCCACCTCCTCCGCCTGTCCACTGCTGCCTTCGTCCCGCATCCATCCTCCTCCGTCTGGGAGTCGCTCGTGCCGCCCCTCCCGAGTGATGCCCCGCTGCGCACCCGCTGAGGGCGGCTGCAGCACCGTCGGGCCGGGCAAGGCGCCTGGCAGTGGGAGGTAGCCGCGCGCCCGCGCGCTCGCAGGCCCTGCCCACACGTTCGTGTGCCGGGCGGGCAGGGGAGCGCCCAGAGGGACGGGTGTGCTGATGGGTGCGGAAAGTCGGCATGAGGGTGCGTCCACATGACGCGGAACGCCTCCTGCATCACTGCTGTTACCGTGCAGGCCCGTCCCTGCTCTGGACTCCGCGGAGGGCCCTCCCCATGCTCCGAACCCGGTTGCTCTCGCTCCTCTCCCTCACCGCCCTGGGCGCCACCGCGCTGCCCGCGTGTGAGCGTTCGCCGAAGCCCGTGGAGCCCGCTCCCGTGTCCGCGCCGGCTCCCGTCGCCGTCGCCCCCGCCGAGGTGAAGCCGACCGCGCGGAAGCCGCTGACGCCCGAGCAGCTCGGCCACTTCTTCCTGCCGCTCCCCCCGGCGAAGGACGCGAAGCCCGCGCCGAAGGACACCGAGGCCCAGGTCGCGCTGGGGCGCATGCTCTACTTCGAGCCGCGCCTGTCGAAGAACCACGACGTGTCCTGCAACACCTGCCACGGCCTGGACACGTTCGGTGTGGACAACAAGGCGCTGTCCGACGGGCACAAGGGGCAGAAGGGCAGCCGCAACTCGCCCACCGTGTACAACGCCGCCGGCCACATCGCGCAGTTCTGGGACGGGCGCGCGGACAC of Pyxidicoccus trucidator contains these proteins:
- a CDS encoding hydrolase, translating into MPKASPTPGKGLLSPGDHALILIDHQSQMAFATKSIDLALLRNNTALVAKGAAGFGVSTLLTTVAEKSFSGPLFPELTAVFPNAKVRDRTTMNAWEDSLVIEEVNAFGKDKIVLAGLWTGVCIVGPALSALDQGFKVYVITDACGDVSDEAHERAVQRMVQAGAVPMTSVQYLLELQRDWARSATYALTTGIAATHAGGYGLGIQYAKTMFGGSEGGH
- a CDS encoding response regulator — its product is MRSTDSPIRILVADDHPMVREGLAAMIGCHADLAVVAEAENGIQAVQAFRELRPDVTLMDVRMPTMGGIDAIAAIRAEFPTARIIVLTTYRGDAQALRAIKAGASGYLLKSMLRKELVETIRGVHAGRRRIAADVASELAEHVADGELTARECAVLSLVAAGNANKEVAVRMGISEETVKTHMKNVLTKLGARDRTHAVVVALKRGIIDI
- a CDS encoding acyltransferase; the protein is MKRLGPSFTFEKQPTRHPGLDGARGLAVLAMVMGHTLDALLTPAARALPWVQHYWAFRGVTAPLFLLVSGWAVVAALGTKPTAARDTYGRRVRRALLLIFLGYLLHWPGWGAVRDLGWTERMLTHVFAFDALQCIGFALLLGSTLLALAPVRWGRAGVLVALAVGIPLASAALWRLGSGLPGPLQQFIGSAEGSRFPFFPWAGFFFAGALAAHALHLLRPGWPQGLALLALGAGLLALTRTVPSDWSPTSPWMVAYRVGQGLMVLGAVSLAPRRLSGLLAPFGRLSLWVYVLHLPVVYGWADIAGLASRVGPTLSVPAAVGVGVALLVTCSLVAKVGQWLSAQARPWRAGSTTLAASVGSARVGTRV
- a CDS encoding YfiM family protein; this encodes MRLLPRRVLVLLLILSGFPSLGASGDEWLGEDKAKHFAACTVLAAGGYGAGALVFEAPAARWLTGAGLAMGAGLGKELYDSRSGGTGFSTKDLVWDAAGTATGLGLAFLVDHFIFGREAPASPAVELRAVAPVVLGGRSSGASRLALDELHQLLPLEARVHRHHGAAPAVAAGDEHGDLASRALVHAAGGQDADLLGQAPLGERTLEPAGQVHPSASRASAHEALAADEHLHLLRLSTAAFVPHPSSSVWESLVPPLPSDAPLRTR